A genomic region of Vitis vinifera cultivar Pinot Noir 40024 chromosome 7, ASM3070453v1 contains the following coding sequences:
- the LOC100853447 gene encoding STS14 protein-like: MIEGLVSVAFVALVISHFSVHGVAKRAPNPTQEYLDAHNQARAQVGVGPLQWSEQLAHETSLLVRYQRDNQGCEFANLKRGQYGANQLRVGGGIMSPRLVVESWVEQKKYYNHPANSCAQNHTCGSYTQVVWRKSLELGCAMAVCGNVTASLTVCFYNPPGNYYGQSPY, from the coding sequence ATGATTGAAGGTTTGGTTTCTGTTGCATTTGTGGCTCTAGTCATATCCCACTTCTCAGTCCATGGTGTAGCAAAGAGAGCACCGAATCCAACCCAAGAGTACCTAGACGCGCACAACCAAGCAAGAGCCCAAGTGGGGGTGGGTCCTCTCCAATGGAGTGAGCAGCTGGCCCATGAGACGAGCCTATTGGTTCGTTATCAAAGAGATAACCAAGGTTGCGAATTTGCAAACCTGAAGAGAGGTCAATATGGAGCGAACCAGCTTCGGGTAGGCGGAGGGATAATGAGCCCGCGCCTGGTGGTGGAGTCGTGGGTGGAACAGAAGAAGTACTACAACCATCCTGCCAACTCGTGTGCGCAAAATCATACGTGTGGGTCATACACACAGGTAGTGTGGAGGAAGTCGCTGGAGTTGGGGTGTGCGATGGCTGTATGCGGGAATGTCACTGCCAGTTTGACCGTATGTTTCTACAATCCTCCTGGAAATTACTACGGGCAGAGCCCCTACTAG
- the LOC104878190 gene encoding uncharacterized protein LOC104878190, which produces MGACSSTQNTKTLKAYGGGRGGGDGVKAKARVIHVDGDQIQEFKQPIRARNITSQNPGCFICNSESMFIGSCVPQLPEEELLQPGQIYFLMPISRARIPLSLSDLCALAIKASSTLGKRSSFTLR; this is translated from the coding sequence ATGGGTGCTTGTTCTTCCACTCAAAATACAAAGACTCTCAAGGCATATGGTGGAGGACGCGGAGGAGGAGATGGTGTGAAGGCCAAGGCCAGGGTCATCCATGTGGACGGTGATCAGATACAAGAGTTCAAGCAGCCCATCAGAGCGAGAAACATCACCTCCCAGAATCCGGGCTGCTTTATCTGCAACTCGGAGTCCATGTTCATTGGGTCATGCGTGCCCCAGTTACCTGAGGAGGAGCTGTTACAGCCAGGTCAGATTTACTTCCTCATGCCGATTTCTCGGGCCCGCATCCCATTGTCCCTTTCTGACCTGTGTGCTCTCGCCATCAAGGCCAGCTCTACTCTTGGTAAACGATCATCCTTCACTCTCAGATGA
- the LOC100255767 gene encoding uncharacterized protein LOC100255767 translates to MGICSSCDATSVATAKLILQDGRLEEFSYPVKVSYVLQKNPSCFICNSDEMDFDDVVSAIHDDEELQPGQLYFALPLSRLKQPLQAEEMAALAVKASSALMKSGGDKCRCRRKSLSPVMFAGEKDSKSSGRVAPGGGVEGGLRRGRNGGGRRNSARLLSSIPE, encoded by the coding sequence ATGGGTATTTGCAGTTCCTGCGATGCCACCTCTGTGGCCACCGCTAAGCTTATCCTCCAGGACGGGAGATTAGAAGAATTTTCTTACCCAGTCAAGGTTTCCTACGTTTTGCAGAAGAACCCCTCCTGCTTCATCTGTAACTCCGATGAAATGGACTTTGACGACGTCGTTTCTGCTATCCACGACGATGAGGAGCTTCAACCTGGACAGCTCTATTTCGCGCTGCCATTGAGCAGGTTGAAGCAACCGCTTCAGGCGGAGGAGATGGCCGCATTGGCTGTCAAGGCGAGTTCCGCCCTCATGAAGAGTGGCGGTGACAAATGCCGGTGTCGCCGAAAGTCTCTATCGCCGGTGATGTTTGCCGGCGAGAAGGACTCGAAGTCGTCCGGGAGAGTGGCTCCCGGCGGTGGTGTTGAAGGCGGGTTGAGGAGAGGGAGGAACGGTGGCGGAAGAAGAAACTCTGCGCGCTTATTGAGTTCCATACCGGAATAG
- the LOC100852858 gene encoding pentatricopeptide repeat-containing protein At2g22410, mitochondrial isoform X1, which translates to MRGLKLLHAQIILHGLTNETLTLGKLISFCAVDDAGDLQYAQRMFDQIPQPNKFMYNSLIRGYSNSDDPIDAVLLFRRMICSGLSPNEFTLPFVLKACGCKSAYWEAVLVHGLAIKLGIGSLVFVQNALIAVYVVCGLIHCARKLFDDITDKTLVSWNSMIGGYARMGNWKEAFFLFRKMREWGMEPDGFTFVNLLSVCSQSRDLDLGRYVHFCIEITGVKIDIIVRNALMDMYAKCGNLHSAQAIFDRTQEKNVVSWTSMISAYAQHGSIEVARQIFDQMPGKNVVSWNSMISCYLREGQYREALDLFNKMRNSRVVPDEATLVSILAACSQLGDLVMGKKIHNYILSNKGAYGVTLYNSLIDMYAKCGPVVTALDIFLEMPGKNLVSWNVIIGALALHGCGLEAIKLFEEMQADGTLPDEITLTGLLSACSHSGLVDMGLYYFDRMGVIYRVTREIEHYACMVDLLGRGGLLGEAIELIGRMPMKPDVVVWGALLGACRIHGNVEIGKQILKQLLELEPHSGGLYVLISNIYWEAQRWEDVKKIRKLMIDRGIKKGRAISSIEIDGCIYEFMVDDKRHKISSSIYAMLDQLTDHLRSAGYLCNISSVFFEAEEI; encoded by the coding sequence ATGAGAGGACTCAAGCTGCTGCATGCCCAAATCATCCTCCACGGATTGACCAATGAGACCCTTACGCTTGGTAAATTGATTTCTTTCTGTGCTGTTGATGATGCCGGCGATCTCCAATATGCGCAGCGCATGTTCGACCAAATACCCCAACCCAACAAATTCATGTACAATAGTTTGATTAGGGGGTATTCAAATAGTGATGACCCAATAGACGCTGTTTTACTTTTCCGTCGGATGATTTGTTCTGGCCTTTCCCCCAATGAATTCACTTTGCCTTTCGTTCTTAAGGCTTGTGGTTGCAAATCAGCATACTGGGAAGCTGTTCTTGTTCATGGGCTCGCCATCAAATTGGGAATTGGATCCCTAGTTTTTGTGCAAAATGCTCTCATTGCTGTTTATGTTGTTTGTGGGTTGATTCATTGTGCGCGGAAACTGTTTGATGATATTACTGATAAAACTCTCGTTTCTTGGAATTCGATGATTGGTGGGTATGCTAGAATGGGTAATTGGAAGGAAGCCTTTTTTCTGTTTCGGAAGATGAGAGAATGGGGAATGGAACCTGATGGGTTTACTTTTGTTAATCTGCTTTCTGTGTGTTCTCAAAGTCGTGATTTAGATTTGGGAAGATATGTGCACTTTTGTATAGAGATTACTGGGGTTAAGATTGATATAATAGTGAGAAATGCTCTCATGGATATGTATGCTAAGTGTGGGAATTTGCATTCAGCTCAAGCAATTTTTGACCGAACCCAGGAGAAAAACGTGGTGTCATGGACTTCAATGATTAGTGCCTACGCTCAACATGGGTCCATTGAAGTTGCTCGTCAAATTTTTGACCAAATGCCTGGGAAAAATGTTGTTTCTTGGAATTCTATGATTTCTTGCTACCTTCGGGAAGGTCAATACAGGGAAGCCTTGGATCTCTTCAACAAGATGCGTAATTCAAGAGTGGTGCCTGATGAGGCTACCCTGGTTAGCATTCTTGCAGCTTGTAGTCAACTTGGTGATTTGGTCATGGGAAAGAAAATCCACAATTACATACTCAGTAACAAAGGCGCATATGGTGTTACACTGTATAATTCCCTTATAGACATGTATGCAAAATGTGGTCCTGTTGTAACCGCCCTGGACATCTTTTTGGAAATGCCAGGGAAGAATTTGGTGTCATGGAATGTCATCATTGGGGCGCTTGCACTGCATGGGTGTGGATTGGAAGCAATCAAGCTCTTTGAGGAGATGCAAGCTGATGGGACGTTGCCTGATGAGATCACATTGACAGGGTTGCTTTCTGCTTGCAGTCATAGCGGCCTCGTAGACATGGGCCTATATTACTTTGACAGAATGGGTGTGATTTACAGAGTAACGCGTGAAATAGAGCATTATGCTTGCATGGTGGATCTACTTGGGCGAGGGGGCCTCTTGGGGGAGGCTATTGAGCTGATAGGAAGAATGCCAATGAAGCCGGATGTTGTGGTTTGGGGTGCTTTGCTAGGTGCCTGTAGGATTCATGGAAATGTAGAGATTGGAAAGCAAATTCTAAAACAGCTATTGGAGTTGGAGCCGCACAGTGGAGGGCTTTATGTGCTTATCTCAAACATATATTGGGAAGCTCAAAGATGGGAGGATGTGAAGAAGATTAGGAAACTGATGATAGACCGTGGGATCAAAAAGGGTAGAGCAATTAGCTCGATCGAGATCGATGGTTGTATTTATGAATTCATGGTTGACGACAAAAGACATAAAATATCGAGCAGCATCTATGCAATGCTTGATCAATTAACTGACCACCTGAGATCTGCAGGCTATTTATGCAACATTTCAAGTGTGTTTTTCGAAGCAGAGGAAATTTAG
- the LOC100852858 gene encoding CASP-like protein 5C1 isoform X2: MDELPGALGTSASLSLRMGQTIFSSAALLFMCLDVEFYSYTAFCFLVTVMGLVIPWSLTLSLVDAYSVFVKCPLHQPGIMLVVIIGDWVLSFLSLAAACSTAGVTDLLLNVNGSHCPARLCGRYQLSAAMAFLSWFLSLASSLFNLWRLPSLKMLIHERTQAAACPNHPPRIDQ; the protein is encoded by the exons ATGGATGAACTTCCTGGGGCTTTGGGCACCAGCGCCAGCTTGTCTCTGCGGATGGGGCAGACCATCTTTTCCTCTGCCGCCCTTCTCTTCATGTGTTTGGATGTTGAATTCTACAGTTATACGGCCTTCTG CTTCTTGGTAACAGTTATGGGCTTGGTAATTCCATGGAGTTTGACACTGTCACTGGTGGATGCATACTCTGTCTTTGTTAAATGTCCTCTGCATCAACCAGGAATAATGTTGGTCGTCATCATAGGGGATTGG GTTCTCTCATTTCTCTCTTTAGCCGCAGCCTGCTCAACAGCTGGGGTCACGGATCTCCTGCTCAATGTTAATGGATCCCACTGCCCAGCAAGGTTATGCGGTAGATATCAGCTGTCAGCCGCTATGGCCTTCTTGTCTTGGTTTCTTTCATTAGCCTCTTCGCTCTTCAACCTTTGGCGCCTCCCCTCCTT AAAAATGCTCATCCATGAGAGGACTCAAGCTGCTGCATGCCCAAATCATCCTCCACGGATTGACCAATGA
- the LOC100245459 gene encoding oxygen-evolving enhancer protein 1, chloroplastic, with protein MAASLQAAATLMQPTKVGVPTRTSLQLRSSQSVCKAFGLEPAGARFTCSLQADLKDLAHKCVDATKIAGFALATSALLVSGASAEGAPKRLTYDEIQSKTYMEVKGTGTANQCPTIDGGVDSFAFKSGKYQLKKFCLEPTSFTVKAEGVSKNAPPEFQNTKLMTRLTYTLDEIEGPFEVSSDGTVKFEEKDGIDYAAVTVQLPGGERVPFLFTIKQLVASGKPDKFGGEFLVPSYRGSSFLDPKGRGGSTGYDNAVALPAGGRGDEEELKKENIKDASSSTGKITLSVTKSKPETGEVIGVFESIQPSDTDLGAKTPKEVKIQGFWYGQLES; from the exons atggcaGCCTCATTGCAAGCAGCGGCCACGCTGATGCAGCCCACCAAGGTGGGCGTGCCAACTCGTACCAGCCTGCAATTGAGATCTTCCCAGAGTGTATGCAAGGCCTTTGGCTTGGAACCCGCTGGAGCCAGGTTCACTTGCTCTTTGCAGGCTGATCTCAAGGACTTGGCTCACAAGTGCGTGGATGCCACTAAGATCGCCGGCTTTGCTCTTGCCACTTCTGCTCTCCTCGTCTCG gGAGCAAGTGCAGAAGGAGCTCCAAAGCGGCTGACATACGATGAGATCCAGAGTAAGACATACATGGAAGTAAAGGGAACTGGAACTGCTAACCAATGCCCAACCATTGACGGAGGGGTCGATTCATTTGCCTTCAAGTCTGGAAAATACCAACTGAAGAAGTTCTGCTTAGAGCCTACATCATTCACCGTCAAGGCTGAGGGGGTGAGCAAGAATGCTCCACCTGAATTCCAAAACACCAAGCTCATGACTCGGTTAACATACACCCTTGATGAGATTGAGGGACCATTTGAAGTATCTAGTGATGGCACCGTTAAGTTTGAGGAGAAAGATGGAATTGACTATGCTGCTGTCACTGTTCAGCTGCCCGGTGGTGAGCGTGTGCCCTTCCTCTTCACCATCAAACAGCTCGTTGCATCCGGCAAACCAGAcaaatttggaggagagtttCTGGTACCATCCTACCGGGGTTCGTCCTTCTTGGACCCAAAGGGAAGGGGTGGTTCAACTGGCTATGACAACGCAGTTGCATTGCCAGCAGGCGGGAGAGGAGATGAGGAAGAACTCAAAAAGGAGAATATAAAGGACGCGTCATCGTCAACAGGGAAAATCACTTTAAGTGTCACCAAAAGCAAGCCTGAGACTGGGGAAGTGATTGGAGTATTTGAGAGCATTCAGCCATCTGACACTGACTTGGGGGCTAAGACACCAAAGGAAGTGAAGATCCAGGGGTTCTGGTACGGTCAGCTTGAGTCGTAG